The following are from one region of the Hymenobacter sp. YIM 151858-1 genome:
- a CDS encoding acyltransferase family protein: MHLVDMQVVADVPIPADEAVKPKRLDPFLSQKLRFWSFVAMLMLVYVHAYNLHPRYLHAASAVEEPLTVGAYLQYFLANGLFRFRIPILFAISGYLFAYHDSGTPHRVRVQRRVRTLLVPYLLWSFIGLAGTWAMEQFPATRQLVQDAALSSFGPDNPFVSGYTPGQLLLRWLLVPVPFQFWFLMSLLIYNLAYPWLRKAVDRAPAVYFGVTGLLWLLGIDIQPFIGGTGLLFFALGVWLHRRSIDVLRPPRWFPVLPMAMLWLVVVLLKSYAAFHYQYPPFLPMLLLHKAAEALGIGVMWFGSDAVVRAAMRQRWFAWVVGFSFMIYALHVPLVNYATEWALRVWPGQNTLVFVLLPLLIAGLAVLLGAIMRKLVPGVYSLLTGGRGM; the protein is encoded by the coding sequence GTGCATCTGGTTGATATGCAAGTAGTAGCCGACGTCCCCATCCCTGCTGACGAAGCCGTCAAACCCAAGCGGCTGGATCCGTTCCTGAGCCAGAAGCTGCGATTTTGGTCGTTCGTGGCCATGCTCATGCTGGTGTACGTGCACGCCTACAACCTGCACCCGCGCTACCTGCACGCCGCCTCGGCAGTAGAGGAGCCGCTGACGGTGGGCGCGTACCTGCAGTATTTTCTGGCCAATGGGCTGTTTCGGTTCCGCATCCCGATTCTGTTCGCCATTTCGGGCTACCTTTTTGCCTACCACGACTCCGGCACGCCGCACCGGGTGCGGGTGCAGCGCCGGGTGCGCACCTTGCTGGTGCCGTACTTGCTCTGGAGCTTTATCGGGCTAGCGGGCACCTGGGCCATGGAGCAGTTCCCGGCCACGCGGCAGCTGGTGCAGGATGCAGCCCTAAGCAGTTTCGGGCCCGACAACCCCTTTGTGAGCGGCTACACGCCGGGGCAATTGCTGCTGCGGTGGCTGTTGGTGCCGGTGCCCTTCCAGTTTTGGTTTTTGATGAGCCTGCTGATTTACAACCTGGCTTATCCGTGGTTGCGCAAGGCCGTCGACCGGGCGCCGGCGGTTTACTTCGGCGTTACGGGGCTGCTGTGGCTGCTAGGCATCGATATTCAGCCGTTTATCGGGGGCACGGGCCTGCTGTTCTTTGCCCTGGGCGTGTGGCTGCACCGCCGCAGCATCGACGTGCTCCGGCCCCCTCGCTGGTTCCCGGTGCTACCCATGGCCATGCTTTGGCTGGTGGTGGTGCTGCTGAAAAGCTACGCGGCTTTTCACTATCAGTACCCACCCTTCTTGCCCATGCTGCTGCTGCACAAAGCGGCCGAGGCGTTGGGCATCGGCGTAATGTGGTTTGGCTCCGATGCGGTGGTGCGCGCCGCCATGCGCCAGCGCTGGTTTGCGTGGGTAGTGGGCTTCTCGTTCATGATTTATGCGCTGCACGTGCCCTTGGTGAACTACGCAACCGAGTGGGCGCTGCGCGTCTGGCCGGGCCAGAATACGCTGGTGTTTGTGCTGCTGCCGCTGCTGATTGCCGGTTTGGCCGTGCTGCTAGGTGCGATTATGCGCAAGCTGGTGCCCGGCGTGTATAGTTTGCTGACCGGCGGGCGTGGCATGTAG
- the ftsY gene encoding signal recognition particle-docking protein FtsY — MGLFDFFKKDKENQEQRESLDKGLEKTKTSFFDQLSKAVVGKSSVDEEVLDDLESVLVHADVGIDTTVKVIDRIEKRVARDKYVGTSELDRILREEIADLLQKNDSGSTAVLERADREGANGQPFVIMVVGVNGVGKTTTIGKLAHRFHSAGKKVVLGAADTFRAAAVDQLIIWGQRVGVPVISHGMNTDPASVAYDAVKKGVEMQADVVIIDTAGRLHNKVNLMNELSKIKRVMQKVIPDAPHEVLLVLDGSTGQNAFLQAKEFTKATEVSALAITKLDGTAKGGVVIGISDQLNVPVRYIGVGEKMTDLQLFDRRTFVDSLFSKK, encoded by the coding sequence ATGGGCCTTTTCGATTTCTTTAAGAAAGACAAGGAAAATCAGGAGCAGCGCGAATCGCTGGACAAAGGGCTGGAGAAAACCAAAACCAGCTTTTTTGACCAGCTGAGCAAAGCCGTAGTGGGCAAAAGCTCCGTCGATGAAGAGGTGCTCGACGACCTCGAATCGGTGCTGGTGCACGCCGATGTAGGCATTGATACCACCGTGAAGGTGATTGACCGCATCGAGAAGCGCGTGGCGCGCGACAAGTACGTGGGCACCTCGGAACTCGACCGCATCCTGCGCGAAGAAATTGCCGACCTGCTCCAGAAAAACGACTCCGGCTCCACGGCCGTGCTCGAGCGCGCCGACCGCGAAGGCGCCAACGGCCAGCCGTTCGTGATAATGGTGGTGGGCGTGAACGGGGTGGGCAAAACCACCACCATTGGCAAGCTCGCGCACCGTTTCCACTCGGCCGGTAAAAAGGTGGTGCTAGGTGCCGCCGATACCTTCCGGGCCGCGGCCGTCGATCAGCTCATCATCTGGGGGCAGCGCGTGGGCGTACCGGTGATTTCGCACGGCATGAACACCGACCCGGCTTCCGTGGCCTACGATGCCGTAAAGAAGGGCGTGGAGATGCAGGCAGACGTGGTCATCATCGACACGGCCGGCCGCCTGCACAACAAGGTGAACCTGATGAACGAGCTGAGCAAGATCAAGCGCGTGATGCAGAAGGTAATTCCCGATGCGCCGCACGAGGTGCTGCTGGTGCTCGACGGCAGCACGGGCCAGAACGCGTTTCTGCAAGCCAAGGAGTTCACCAAAGCCACCGAGGTTTCGGCCCTGGCCATTACCAAGCTCGACGGCACCGCCAAAGGCGGCGTGGTAATCGGCATTTCCGACCAGCTGAACGTGCCGGTGCGCTACATCGGCGTAGGCGAAAAGATGACGGACCTGCAGCTGTTCGACCGGCGTACGTTCGTCGACTCGTTGTTCTCGAAGAAGTAA
- a CDS encoding DUF4295 domain-containing protein — translation MAKKVVATLKTSGGKDWAKVIRAVRSPKTGAYTFKEEMVPVDKVQEFLASGSK, via the coding sequence ATGGCAAAGAAAGTAGTTGCTACGCTGAAGACTTCGGGCGGTAAGGACTGGGCCAAGGTTATCCGCGCCGTCCGTTCGCCCAAAACCGGTGCCTACACCTTCAAAGAAGAGATGGTGCCCGTTGACAAGGTGCAGGAGTTCCTCGCTTCTGGCAGCAAGTAA
- the rpmG gene encoding 50S ribosomal protein L33: MAKKGNRVQVILECTEHKNSGQPGTSRYITTKNRKNTPERIELKKYNSVLKKMTVHKEIK; this comes from the coding sequence ATGGCCAAGAAAGGAAACCGGGTGCAGGTAATCCTGGAGTGCACCGAGCACAAGAACTCGGGCCAGCCGGGCACCTCGCGCTACATCACCACGAAGAACCGGAAAAATACGCCGGAGCGCATTGAGTTGAAGAAATACAACTCGGTGCTCAAGAAAATGACCGTCCACAAGGAAATCAAGTAA
- a CDS encoding aminopeptidase P family protein, translated as MLRTPLWLRQGAFALLCLGALGLEPAQAQRPASPERPTDFLSPAFHKGRRELLRQQMPAGSVAVLFAAPVRNRANDVSYIYHQHPDLYYLTGYTEPDAVLVLFKEPQNLGGQTGVTEALYVQPRNAAREMWTGRRLGKDGAKQQLGLQYTADNTEFAAAPVQWGSFGQVLMLTLPADAANDPRNPADLTDLVASFRQKANLPADFSPAVGEAHKMIQRYGTANAAELRPYLTGMAASQPQLAADAYVQAYLKAETDADRQKVVASRPASRFDATTLDELLSQLREVKTPEEIKLLRQAVRISAVGQQEVMKATKPDMGEMEIQGLHEYVYKKYGAEFEGYPSIVGAGNNACVLHYETNDKPRIGNELLLMDCGAEYHGYTADVTRTIPPSGKFSPAQREIYELVLAAQEASFKECKPGADFQAPHKAAQAVITEGLKRLGIIKTDAEVRRYFPHGTSHYLGLDVHDRGTYGPLQAGNVITVEPGIYIPEGSPCDKKWWNIGVRIEDDLLITSSGYDNLSKEAPRTVADIEALMAKPSALDDFRLPKL; from the coding sequence ATGCTCCGAACCCCGTTGTGGCTCCGCCAAGGAGCTTTCGCCCTGCTTTGCCTAGGTGCTCTGGGCCTCGAACCTGCCCAGGCCCAGCGGCCGGCCAGCCCCGAGCGCCCCACCGATTTTTTAAGCCCTGCCTTTCATAAGGGGCGGCGCGAACTGCTGCGCCAGCAAATGCCCGCCGGCTCGGTAGCGGTGCTGTTTGCCGCGCCGGTGCGCAACCGCGCCAACGACGTCAGCTACATCTACCACCAGCACCCCGACCTGTACTACCTCACGGGCTACACCGAGCCTGATGCCGTGCTCGTGCTGTTCAAAGAGCCGCAGAACCTGGGCGGCCAAACCGGAGTAACGGAGGCGCTGTACGTGCAGCCCCGCAACGCCGCCCGCGAAATGTGGACGGGCCGCCGCCTAGGTAAGGACGGCGCCAAGCAGCAACTGGGCCTGCAGTACACTGCCGACAACACCGAGTTTGCCGCGGCCCCCGTTCAGTGGGGCAGCTTTGGCCAGGTGCTGATGCTGACGTTGCCGGCCGATGCTGCCAACGACCCGCGCAACCCCGCCGACCTCACCGACCTGGTGGCCAGTTTCCGGCAAAAAGCCAATTTGCCCGCCGATTTCAGCCCGGCCGTAGGCGAAGCGCACAAAATGATTCAGCGCTACGGCACCGCCAACGCTGCCGAGCTGCGGCCTTACCTCACCGGTATGGCAGCCTCGCAGCCCCAGCTGGCTGCCGATGCCTACGTACAGGCCTATCTGAAAGCCGAAACCGACGCCGACCGGCAGAAGGTGGTAGCCTCGCGGCCGGCCTCGCGCTTCGACGCCACCACCCTCGACGAACTGCTAAGCCAGCTGCGCGAAGTGAAAACGCCGGAGGAGATAAAGCTGCTGCGGCAAGCGGTGCGCATTTCGGCAGTGGGGCAGCAGGAGGTGATGAAGGCCACCAAGCCCGACATGGGCGAAATGGAAATACAAGGCCTGCACGAGTACGTGTACAAAAAGTACGGTGCCGAGTTCGAGGGCTACCCCAGCATTGTGGGCGCCGGCAACAACGCCTGCGTGCTGCACTACGAAACCAACGACAAGCCGCGCATCGGCAACGAGCTGCTGCTGATGGATTGCGGCGCCGAGTACCACGGCTACACCGCCGACGTAACGCGCACCATACCGCCTTCGGGCAAGTTTTCGCCGGCGCAGCGCGAGATTTACGAGCTAGTGCTGGCCGCTCAGGAAGCCAGCTTCAAAGAGTGCAAACCCGGCGCCGATTTTCAGGCCCCGCACAAAGCCGCGCAGGCCGTAATTACCGAGGGGCTGAAGCGCCTAGGCATCATCAAAACCGATGCGGAGGTGCGCCGTTATTTCCCGCACGGCACCTCGCACTACCTAGGGCTCGATGTGCACGACCGCGGCACCTACGGCCCGCTGCAGGCCGGCAACGTGATTACCGTGGAGCCGGGTATCTACATCCCCGAGGGCAGCCCCTGCGACAAGAAATGGTGGAACATCGGGGTGCGCATCGAAGACGACCTGCTCATTACCTCGTCGGGCTACGATAACCTGTCGAAGGAAGCGCCCCGCACCGTAGCCGATATTGAGGCGCTAATGGCCAAGCCCAGCGCCCTCGACGACTTCAGGCTGCCCAAATTGTAA
- the rpmB gene encoding 50S ribosomal protein L28, translated as MARVCDLTGKRTRVGNNVSHANNKTKRKFYPNLQKKRFYIPEEDAWVTLRVAASTIRTINKNGIMAVLKKAKQEGYVVY; from the coding sequence ATGGCCCGAGTTTGTGATCTGACCGGCAAGCGCACGCGCGTTGGTAACAACGTATCGCACGCCAACAACAAGACCAAGCGCAAGTTCTACCCGAACCTGCAGAAGAAGCGTTTCTACATCCCCGAGGAGGATGCATGGGTTACCCTGCGCGTAGCCGCTTCTACCATCCGCACGATCAACAAGAACGGCATCATGGCCGTGTTGAAAAAAGCCAAGCAAGAAGGCTACGTAGTTTACTAA
- a CDS encoding DUF5522 domain-containing protein, whose protein sequence is MKAKPQPLQPGDFYYTPEGYMVFTEQYHLRRGNCCGSGCRHCPWKAKKALKR, encoded by the coding sequence ATGAAAGCCAAACCCCAGCCGCTGCAACCCGGCGACTTTTACTACACCCCCGAGGGCTACATGGTGTTTACCGAGCAGTACCACCTGCGCCGCGGCAATTGCTGCGGCAGCGGCTGCCGCCATTGCCCCTGGAAGGCCAAAAAAGCCCTAAAGCGCTAG
- a CDS encoding RidA family protein, which produces MQSIHHPDAPKAVGPYSQAIVTGGLVFCSGQTPLNPQTMQLEGTTIEVQTRQALANLGTVLSAHGLGLQDIVKTTVFLKNFADFQRMNAVYAEVFGEHRPARTTVEVSRLPLEALVEIECIAAVRG; this is translated from the coding sequence ATGCAATCCATCCACCACCCCGATGCGCCCAAAGCCGTTGGGCCCTACTCGCAGGCCATTGTAACGGGCGGCCTGGTGTTCTGCTCTGGCCAAACGCCGCTCAATCCCCAAACCATGCAGCTCGAGGGCACTACCATCGAGGTGCAAACCCGGCAGGCGCTGGCCAACCTAGGTACGGTGCTGTCGGCGCACGGCCTGGGGCTGCAGGATATCGTAAAGACGACCGTGTTCCTGAAAAACTTCGCCGATTTTCAGCGCATGAATGCCGTGTACGCCGAGGTGTTTGGGGAGCACCGCCCGGCCCGCACCACGGTCGAAGTATCGCGCCTGCCGCTCGAAGCATTGGTCGAGATTGAATGTATTGCCGCCGTTCGGGGTTAA
- the rocD gene encoding ornithine--oxo-acid transaminase, giving the protein MSVSTPPATAAPIQLSSQDLMQLEDHYGAHNYHPLPVVLSRGEGVHLWDVEGKHYYDFLSAYSAVNQGHCHPRIIGALIEQAQKLTLTSRAFFNDQLGRAEKYLCELFNYDKALLMNSGAEAVETALKLARRWGYEQKGIAPNQARIIVAEHNFHGRTTGIISFSTDPDSTGGFGPYMPGYQVVPYDDLAALEAAVQEPHVCAFMVEPIQGEAGVVVPSDGYLAHAHAICKKHNVLMIADEIQTGLGRTGELLASCYEGLHADILILGKALSGGVLPVSAVLARNEIMLGIKPGQHGSTFGGNPLACVVLMAALDVLLEEKLTENARALGEVFRERMRRLQAKRPEVVELVRGKGLLNAVVIKPAPDGRTAWDVCMTLMERGVLAKPTHGDIIRFAPPLVITEEQLHEACDIIEQVIMAF; this is encoded by the coding sequence ATGTCAGTTAGCACGCCTCCCGCTACCGCCGCCCCCATTCAGCTGAGCAGCCAAGACCTGATGCAGCTCGAAGACCACTACGGTGCGCACAACTACCACCCCCTGCCGGTGGTGCTGAGCCGCGGCGAAGGCGTGCACCTGTGGGATGTGGAAGGCAAGCACTACTACGATTTTCTGTCGGCGTACTCGGCCGTAAACCAGGGCCACTGCCACCCGCGCATCATTGGCGCGCTTATCGAGCAAGCCCAGAAGCTGACGCTTACCTCGCGGGCCTTCTTCAACGACCAGCTGGGCCGCGCCGAGAAGTACCTGTGCGAGCTGTTCAACTACGACAAGGCCCTGCTGATGAACTCGGGCGCCGAGGCCGTAGAAACTGCCCTGAAGCTGGCCCGCCGCTGGGGCTACGAGCAAAAAGGCATTGCGCCCAACCAGGCACGCATCATCGTGGCCGAGCACAACTTCCACGGCCGCACCACGGGCATCATCTCCTTCAGCACCGACCCCGACAGCACCGGCGGTTTCGGGCCTTACATGCCCGGCTACCAAGTGGTGCCCTACGACGACCTGGCCGCCCTCGAAGCCGCCGTGCAGGAGCCGCACGTGTGCGCTTTCATGGTTGAGCCCATTCAGGGCGAAGCGGGCGTGGTGGTGCCGTCGGATGGCTACCTGGCCCACGCGCACGCCATCTGCAAAAAGCACAACGTGCTGATGATTGCCGACGAGATTCAGACGGGCCTGGGCCGCACCGGCGAGCTGCTGGCCTCGTGCTACGAGGGCCTGCACGCCGACATCCTGATTTTGGGCAAAGCCCTGAGCGGCGGCGTGCTGCCGGTGTCGGCCGTTTTGGCGCGCAACGAAATCATGCTGGGCATTAAGCCCGGCCAGCACGGCTCCACCTTCGGCGGCAACCCGCTGGCTTGCGTGGTGCTGATGGCGGCGCTCGACGTGCTGCTCGAAGAAAAGCTGACTGAAAATGCCCGCGCCCTAGGTGAGGTGTTCCGCGAACGGATGCGGCGCCTGCAAGCCAAGCGCCCCGAGGTAGTGGAGCTGGTGCGCGGCAAAGGCCTGCTGAACGCTGTGGTAATCAAGCCCGCCCCCGACGGCCGCACCGCCTGGGATGTGTGCATGACGCTGATGGAGCGCGGCGTGCTGGCCAAGCCCACCCACGGCGACATCATCCGGTTTGCCCCGCCGCTGGTGATTACCGAGGAGCAGCTGCACGAGGCCTGCGACATCATCGAGCAGGTGATTATGGCGTTTTAA
- the hemB gene encoding porphobilinogen synthase, giving the protein MALIPTHRPRRNRKSDVIRNMVQETTLSVHDFIFPLFLIEGENKTVEVTSMPGIQRFTADRLLDEIGQCVDLGIKAFAPFPSIDDRLKDRLAKESHNPDGLYVRTVERIKKAFPEVVIMTDVAMDPYSSDGHDGIVDPDSGEIMNDATLEVLGQMALAQARAGADIIGPSDMMDGRVAWIRDVLDRNAFSHVSIMSYTAKYASAFYGPFRDALGSAPKKGDKKSYQMNPANRREAIRELRLDEQEGADMVMIKPALSYLDVIRDVRDNTTLPVTAYNVSGEYAMVKAAAQNGWVDGERTMLEVLMSIKRAGADAILTYFAKEAAQVLRRG; this is encoded by the coding sequence ATGGCTCTAATCCCCACCCACCGCCCCCGGCGGAACCGCAAGTCCGACGTCATCCGCAACATGGTGCAGGAAACGACGCTGTCGGTGCACGACTTTATTTTCCCGCTGTTTCTCATCGAGGGCGAAAACAAAACCGTTGAGGTAACGTCGATGCCGGGCATTCAGCGCTTTACGGCCGACCGCCTTCTTGATGAAATCGGCCAGTGCGTCGACCTAGGCATCAAAGCGTTTGCCCCGTTCCCGAGCATCGACGACCGCCTGAAGGACCGCCTGGCCAAAGAAAGCCATAACCCCGACGGGCTGTACGTGCGCACGGTGGAGCGCATCAAAAAGGCATTTCCGGAGGTGGTAATCATGACCGACGTGGCCATGGACCCCTACTCCTCCGACGGCCACGACGGCATCGTGGACCCCGACTCGGGCGAAATCATGAACGACGCCACGCTGGAGGTGCTCGGCCAGATGGCCCTGGCCCAGGCCCGCGCCGGCGCCGATATCATCGGCCCATCGGACATGATGGACGGCCGCGTGGCCTGGATTCGCGACGTGCTCGACCGCAACGCCTTTTCGCACGTGAGCATCATGAGCTACACGGCCAAGTACGCCTCGGCGTTCTACGGCCCCTTCCGCGACGCCCTAGGTTCGGCCCCGAAAAAGGGCGACAAGAAGAGCTACCAGATGAACCCGGCCAACCGCCGCGAGGCCATCCGGGAGCTCCGCCTCGACGAGCAGGAAGGCGCCGACATGGTGATGATTAAGCCCGCCCTGAGCTACCTCGACGTGATTCGGGACGTGCGCGATAACACCACGCTGCCCGTAACGGCCTACAACGTATCGGGCGAGTACGCCATGGTGAAAGCCGCCGCTCAAAACGGTTGGGTCGACGGCGAGCGGACCATGCTGGAAGTGCTGATGAGCATTAAGCGCGCCGGCGCCGACGCTATCCTGACGTACTTCGCCAAGGAGGCCGCGCAGGTTCTGCGCCGCGGTTAG